Proteins co-encoded in one Chitinophagaceae bacterium genomic window:
- a CDS encoding ATP-binding protein, with translation MINSIKIERYRILDGLSIESFSKVNLITGKNNTGKSTLLEAIALYSTKCDLSVILQLLEERGENYRQVPNNKNATETNVKALSSFFANRIVGFGQNNAIKIGTIENTLFGKQETTEKSISLRFVKYFDEITSQSEEPVNRRKRTIIDIDDDKQIVDYKLGLEIRVGLNSFILPLDDERFYNRIGFRGFGSIENFQFIRTRNIDREINGKLWDNITLTPKEQYVIDALRIIEPDIERVAFVEEGTRNRYAVAKRSSNNNVEPLRSMGDGINRILTMILALVNSDNGFLLIDEFENGLHYSIQEKLWEIIFNLANKLNVQVFVTTHSEDCISGFENILNGPQNNLDGKLIRLDNINGKIKQVVFSKEELKVATDQNIETR, from the coding sequence ATGATTAACTCCATTAAGATAGAAAGGTATAGAATTTTAGACGGATTAAGTATTGAGTCGTTTTCAAAAGTTAATTTGATTACGGGTAAAAACAATACAGGCAAATCAACATTACTAGAGGCAATTGCTTTGTATTCAACCAAATGTGATTTAAGTGTAATTTTGCAATTACTGGAGGAAAGAGGTGAAAACTATCGACAAGTTCCAAATAATAAAAATGCTACAGAGACTAATGTTAAGGCTCTTTCATCATTTTTTGCAAATAGAATAGTTGGCTTTGGTCAAAATAATGCAATTAAAATTGGAACAATTGAGAACACTTTGTTTGGAAAACAAGAAACTACCGAAAAGTCAATTTCTTTAAGATTTGTAAAATACTTTGATGAGATAACTAGCCAAAGTGAAGAACCTGTTAATAGACGGAAACGAACTATTATCGACATTGATGATGACAAACAAATAGTTGATTATAAACTTGGATTAGAAATTCGTGTTGGACTTAATTCTTTTATATTGCCGTTGGATGATGAACGATTCTATAACAGAATTGGGTTTAGAGGATTTGGAAGTATAGAAAATTTCCAATTCATCAGAACTCGAAATATTGATAGAGAGATTAATGGAAAACTATGGGATAATATCACACTTACTCCCAAGGAGCAATATGTTATTGATGCCCTTAGAATAATTGAACCTGATATTGAAAGAGTTGCTTTTGTTGAAGAAGGGACACGAAACAGGTATGCTGTTGCGAAACGTTCAAGCAATAATAATGTTGAACCATTGCGAAGCATGGGTGATGGAATCAATCGGATTTTAACTATGATTTTGGCACTTGTAAATTCAGATAATGGTTTTTTATTAATAGATGAATTTGAAAATGGTCTTCATTATTCCATTCAAGAAAAATTATGGGAAATCATTTTTAATCTTGCGAACAAATTAAATGTTCAAGTATTTGTAACGACCCATAGTGAAGATTGTATATCTGGATTTGAAAATATACTGAATGGTCCTCAAAACAATCTTGACGGAAAATTGATTAGACTTGACAATATAAATGGTAAAATAAAGCAAGTTGTGTTTTCTAAAGAGGAATTGAAGGTTGCAACAGACCAAAATATTGAAACCCGATAG
- a CDS encoding tetratricopeptide repeat protein translates to MLIQKNVLFFIFLINTKLFAQTIFPDEKDSLLINDLQIQIESTEGLNNMYNFQFQKAEVQFQWLRYKYKTHPLAYFLMGLNTWWKILPEYENKEYDETFHAYMDTCIFYAERLLKEKKTKIEGAFFLAAAYGFKGRLFSDRDKWTKAALAGKSSLTYMDICRDKNSLSPELLFGDGLYNYYSVWIPENYPFLKPIMIFFHKGNKELGIQQMEEVSNNAFYTRTEAQHYLMRILMSEGKNLMRAFQIAEYLHNTFPHNAYFHRYYARLLYSTGDRRCEEECLCILEKMENHEFGYEENTGRYAAFFLGQWYQYRNRLELSKKYYNTVVLLSEKNTDLQYGYYLYALLALGDMSIKENNPKEARKYYKKVKRIADKNDRAWEIAKKNIKKLE, encoded by the coding sequence ATGCTCATACAAAAAAACGTATTATTTTTCATTTTCCTTATAAACACAAAACTTTTTGCTCAAACCATCTTCCCCGATGAAAAGGATAGTTTGCTGATAAACGACTTACAGATACAGATAGAATCCACAGAAGGATTGAATAATATGTATAATTTTCAGTTTCAAAAAGCAGAAGTACAATTTCAATGGCTTCGGTATAAGTATAAAACGCATCCCCTTGCTTATTTTTTGATGGGACTGAACACTTGGTGGAAAATATTACCCGAGTATGAAAATAAAGAGTATGATGAAACGTTTCACGCTTATATGGACACATGCATATTCTACGCAGAGCGGCTTTTGAAAGAAAAAAAAACAAAAATAGAAGGAGCTTTTTTCTTAGCCGCTGCTTATGGATTTAAAGGAAGATTATTTTCTGATAGAGATAAATGGACAAAAGCAGCATTAGCAGGCAAAAGTTCTCTCACCTATATGGATATTTGTAGAGATAAAAACTCCCTCAGCCCTGAGCTTTTATTTGGAGATGGCTTGTATAACTATTACTCCGTATGGATACCAGAAAATTACCCTTTTTTGAAACCTATCATGATATTTTTTCATAAAGGGAATAAAGAATTAGGCATACAGCAGATGGAGGAGGTATCAAATAATGCTTTTTATACCCGCACAGAAGCACAGCATTACCTCATGCGTATACTTATGAGCGAAGGAAAAAACCTAATGAGGGCTTTTCAAATTGCAGAATATCTTCATAATACCTTTCCTCATAATGCCTATTTTCATAGATATTATGCACGTTTGCTCTACTCTACGGGAGATAGAAGATGTGAGGAAGAATGTCTTTGTATATTAGAAAAAATGGAAAATCACGAGTTTGGTTATGAAGAAAATACGGGGAGATATGCTGCGTTTTTTTTAGGGCAATGGTATCAGTATAGAAATAGATTGGAACTTTCTAAAAAATATTATAATACGGTGGTTCTTTTGAGTGAAAAGAATACGGACCTGCAATATGGTTATTATTTATATGCATTGCTTGCCTTAGGGGATATGTCTATAAAAGAAAATAACCCAAAAGAAGCCCGAAAATACTATAAAAAGGTAAAAAGAATAGCCGATAAAAATGATAGAGCATGGGAAATAGCAAAAAAAAATATAAAAAAATTAGAGTGA
- a CDS encoding Eco57I restriction-modification methylase domain-containing protein, with product MEYIKTFDVSDKDLQIGDVFTPLKWGEFAIEKFDIFSKWMNGASVFDPTMGEGNILEALITYGISQGFSIHDLPTNKLYGNELNTFYFQQALHKFKEKHRLDMSANFTNEDFLRLKPEKYDIIFGNPPWQNFVDLPESYKEQIKSYFLKFDLVGKNQNLLLGGSRIDIAALIIQIAIKDFLKQNGEAILFIPLSIFLNDGAHRNFRTYSIGEVQYSVQTIFDFHKENVFGNVATRYGLSHFMRDTKTLFPIPYFRNEKGCWLEYAAKPMFHETDPLSIISNEAGRKFDNIKPIVLKKESTPRQGINPCGANDVYFFDTLNEVNVDLVSVSNKKKNNIILPKKFVTPLITSKEFQGQTTTPSRWVLLPYNNNGKPMEWEQIQMYPELQFYMEANREILQGRKGVILNAMLNRGHWWALLGVGEYNFFPYKVIWEAYGKTSFNPTIFEGSWQASQSLQTFIPLRTLHEAKRIQEELSDKQIENYLLSLKMEGTMNWAQPGKIKKIIQYEEESLMS from the coding sequence ATGGAGTATATCAAAACTTTCGATGTATCAGATAAGGATTTACAAATTGGGGATGTCTTCACACCATTGAAATGGGGAGAATTTGCGATTGAAAAGTTTGATATATTTTCAAAATGGATGAACGGTGCTTCTGTATTTGACCCAACAATGGGGGAAGGAAATATTCTTGAGGCTTTAATCACATATGGAATATCTCAAGGTTTTTCAATTCATGACCTACCGACCAATAAACTTTATGGCAATGAATTGAATACTTTCTATTTTCAGCAAGCATTACATAAATTCAAAGAAAAGCATCGTTTGGATATGTCTGCAAACTTTACGAATGAAGATTTTTTGCGACTCAAACCTGAAAAATACGACATTATATTTGGCAATCCCCCTTGGCAAAACTTTGTAGATTTACCCGAGAGCTATAAAGAGCAGATAAAAAGCTATTTTTTAAAATTTGATTTAGTCGGAAAGAATCAAAACCTTTTGTTAGGAGGAAGCAGAATAGACATAGCAGCACTTATTATTCAAATAGCAATTAAGGACTTCTTGAAGCAAAATGGAGAAGCAATTCTATTTATTCCGCTTTCTATCTTTTTAAATGATGGGGCTCATAGAAACTTCAGAACTTATAGCATTGGAGAAGTACAATATAGCGTTCAAACTATTTTTGACTTTCATAAAGAAAATGTTTTTGGCAATGTTGCTACACGCTACGGTCTGAGTCATTTTATGAGAGATACAAAGACACTTTTCCCTATACCCTATTTCCGAAATGAAAAGGGCTGTTGGCTTGAATATGCTGCAAAGCCCATGTTTCACGAAACAGACCCATTAAGCATAATATCAAACGAAGCAGGTAGAAAATTTGACAATATTAAACCCATAGTTCTAAAAAAAGAATCTACTCCAAGGCAGGGCATTAATCCCTGTGGAGCAAATGATGTCTATTTCTTTGACACTCTCAATGAAGTAAATGTAGATTTAGTAAGTGTTTCTAACAAGAAAAAAAACAATATTATTCTCCCCAAAAAATTTGTCACCCCACTCATTACATCAAAAGAGTTTCAGGGTCAAACTACCACTCCATCAAGGTGGGTTCTTTTACCATACAATAATAATGGTAAACCAATGGAATGGGAGCAAATTCAAATGTATCCTGAATTGCAATTCTATATGGAAGCAAACAGAGAAATATTACAGGGAAGAAAAGGAGTAATACTCAATGCAATGCTTAATCGTGGGCATTGGTGGGCTCTGTTAGGCGTTGGTGAATATAATTTCTTCCCCTACAAAGTAATATGGGAAGCATACGGAAAAACAAGTTTTAATCCCACCATATTTGAAGGCAGCTGGCAAGCAAGCCAATCATTGCAAACCTTTATACCCCTCAGAACATTACATGAAGCCAAAAGGATACAGGAAGAATTGTCCGATAAACAAATAGAAAATTATCTACTATCCTTAAAGATGGAAGGAACAATGAATTGGGCTCAACCAGGAAAAATTAAGAAAATAATACAATATGAAGAAGAATCCTTGATGTCCTAA